One stretch of Poecilia reticulata strain Guanapo linkage group LG21, Guppy_female_1.0+MT, whole genome shotgun sequence DNA includes these proteins:
- the LOC103457757 gene encoding alpha-1,6-mannosyl-glycoprotein 2-beta-N-acetylglucosaminyltransferase, whose protein sequence is MRFRLLRRNLLLLLGVVFVLVTLLFSTRVLLSEEDTTPYSSSNENRGKNSCEIFNFGSVSELTRSVYSANYKQCVHNADRFPGEPQLVLVVQVHNRPEYLQLLIRSLERAAEVHSFLLIFSHDYFSQEINTIVQGITFCKVLQIYFPFSTQLYPKEFPGQDPRDCPRDVSKDMARKTGCLNADHPDSYGHYREAFITQTKHHWWWKLHFVWERVQVMQGYSGYAVFLEEDNYILPDFFHFYKLMIEFRKTSCLDCDMLALGNHNGVIDFTSMSDKVLTSGWMSAKHNIGMGISREVYYKLMGCSNDFCTYDDYNWDWTLQYLSGTCISKPLKVLVTEGSRVLHTGDCGLHQKDNCRPEQAWQKVEESLQKAKEGLFPSRLVLSREEPVEHKAHMKNGGWGDVRDHVLCNNYSKRL, encoded by the coding sequence atgaggTTTCGGCTGCTCAGACGGAATCTGCTCCTGCTGCTCGGAGTTGTCTTTGTACTTGTGACTCTCTTGTTTTCAACACGTGTGTTACTTTCTGAAGAGGACACGACACCATACAGCAGCAGTAATGAAAATCGGGGAAAGAATTCTTGCGAGATATTTAACTTCGGCTCTGTGTCAGAATTGACTCGGTCCGTTTACAGTGCCAATTACAAGCAGTGTGTCCATAATGCAGATAGGTTTCCCGGGGAGCCCCAGCTGGTGCTGGTTGTGCAGGTTCACAACAGGCCCGAATACCTCCAGCTCCTCATCAGGTCACTGGAAAGAGCTGCTGAGGTGCACAGTTTTCTCCTCATCTTCAGCCACGACTATTTTTCACAGGAAATCAACACAATTGTGCAAGGGATAACTTTCTGCAAGGTACTGCAGATTTATTTCCCCTTCAGTACCCAGCTGTATCCCAAAGAGTTTCCTGGGCAGGACCCACGAGACTGTCCCCGAGACGTGTCCAAGGACATGGCTCGGAAAACAGGATGCCTCAATGCGGACCACCCTGACTCATACGGACACTACAGGGAGGCCTTCATCACTCAAACCAAACACCACTGGTGGTGGAAGCTGCACTTTGTTTGGGAGCGAGTTCAGGTGATGCAGGGCTACAGCGGCTATGCTGTCTTCCTCGAGGAAGACAACTACATCTTACCagactttttccacttttataaATTAATGATTGAGTTTAGGAAGACAAGTTGCCTAGACTGCGACATGCTGGCTTTGGGCAACCACAACGGTGTGATAGATTTCACCAGCATGTCTGATAAGGTGTTGACCTCGGGATGGATGTCGGCTAAGCACAACATAGGCATGGGCATCTCTAGGGAGGTTTACTACAAGCTGATGGGCTGCAGCAATGACTTTTGCACCTACGATGATTACAACTGGGACTGGACTCTGCAGTATCTGTCTGGAACCTGCATATCAAAGCCCCTTAAGGTGCTGGTTACGGAGGGTTCCAGGGTTCTACACACCGGAGACTGCGGTCTCCACCAGAAGGACAACTGCAGACCAGAACAGGCCTGGCAAAAGGTAGAGGAGAGCCTTCAGAAGGCCAAGGAAGGTCTCTTTCCTTCACGCCTTGTCCTCAGTAGGGAGGAGCCAGTGGAGCACAAGGCGCACATGAAGAACGGAGGCTGGGGAGATGTCCGAGACCATGTTCTATGCAACAATTATTCCAAACGTCTATGA
- the brox gene encoding BRO1 domain-containing protein BROX — protein sequence MAHWFHRNPLKATAPVSFNFYGVAGSPAANKICNDLRTTRARLLEMFTDSTCTPEIMKNASDAYFSLLQGFISSLDGTTQENKMRFIQNFKWTDTLQGNIPSAQQDAVFELVSMAFNVAVWYTKFASRLAGKENITEPEAKDVHKSLKVAAGIFKTLKEVHIPRLITPAEKGRDLEPRVMDAYLIQCQAEAQEVTIARAIELKHNAALIAALAFETANFYQKADHTLNTLEPECSSKWRKYLQLKQFFYMAYAFCYHGQTLLASDKCGESIRSLQEAEKCYSRAEALCKEYRQTKGPGTTAKPSEQLFFLKLGALIKTTLEKCQRENGFIYFHKVPAEPPQLELKASYGLAEPVPFELPPLSKQCTPEVYAAFDLTKGAKNDKAKPKEEEVKPVKEPDLKPQKDTGCVLS from the exons ATGGCCCATTGGTTTCACAGAAACCCACTGAAGGCAACAGCGCCGGTGTCCTTTAACTTCTATGGTGTGGCAGGGAGCCCGGCTGCCAACAAGATATGCAA TGACCTGAGGACGACCAGAGCGAGGCTGCTGGAGATGTTCACCGACTCCACCTGCACCCCGGAGATCATGAAGAACGCCTCGGACGCGTACTTCTCTCTGCTGCAAG GCTTCATCTCGTCCCTGGATGGAACTACACAGGAGAACAAGATGAGGTTCATCCAGAACTTTAAGTGGACTGACACCTTACAAGGAAACATCCCAAG TGCCCAGCAGGATGCCGTCTTTGAGCTGGTCTCTATGGCCTTCAATGTAGCCGTCTGGTACACCAAGTTTGCCTCAAGACTAGCTGGGAAGGAAAA CATAACAGAACCCGAAGCCAAGGACGTTCACAAGAGCCTGAAGGTTGCAGCTGGAATCTTCAAAACTCTCAAG GAGGTCCACATTCCCCGCCTCATCACCCCGGCTGAAAAGGGCCGAGACCTGGAGCCCCGAGTGATGGACGCGTATCTCATCCAGTGCCAAGCCGAGGCACAGGAAG TGACGATTGCCAGAGCCATCGAGCTGAAGCACAACGCCGCCCTGATTGCAGCTTTGGCTTTTGAGACGGCGAACTTCTATCAGAAAGCTG ACCACACGCTGAACACCCTGGAGCCAGAGTGCAGCAGCAAGTGGAGGAAGTATCTGCAGCTGAAGCAGTTCTTCTACATGGCTTAT GCGTTCTGCTACCACGGCCAGACGCTGCTGGCCAGTGACAAATGTGGAGAGTCTATAAGATCCCTACAGGAGGCCGAAAAAT GTTACTCCCGTGCGGAGGCGCTGTGTAAAGAGTACCGTCAGACCAAAGGGCCCGGCACCACGGCCAAGCCGTCAGAGCAGCTGTTCTTCCTCAAGCTGGGCGCGCTCATTAAAACCACGCTGGAGAAGTGCCAGAGAGAGAACGGCTTCAT ATACTTCCATAAGGTTCCTGCTGAGCCTCCCCAGCTGGAGCTGAAGGCCAGCTACGGTCTGGCGGAGCCGGTCCCCTTTGAGCTGCCGCCCCTCAGCAAGCAGTGCACTCCTGAGGTCTACGCCGCCTTCGACCTCACCAAGGGAGCCAAAAATGACAAG GCCAAGCCCAAGGAAGAGGAGGTAAAGCCGGTGAAGGAGCCTGATTTGAAGCCCCAGAAGGACACAGGCTGTGTTCTCTCCTAG